Proteins found in one Pontibacter sp. SGAir0037 genomic segment:
- a CDS encoding sodium:solute symporter family protein, with product MLALFILLYLLVNVGIGYWASRRVHNTQDFLLAGRKLPFYISTAVVFATWFGSETLLGASSEFAQHGLLGVIEDPFGAALCLVLVGLFFAKRLYRMNLLTIGDYYRIRFNRSTELISSFFMVISYFGWIAAQMVALGIVLNQVFGLSTMAGIICGSLIVVGYTFMGGMWSVSITDFVQMLMIIGGLLLITGTLLIQTPLEQLTQQLPANFFDFTPRAAGPVTWLNYFAMWITIGLGSIPQQDVFQRVMSARTERVAVASSIGAGFLYLTVAFLPLLLALYAKTLHPELLEQDAQLLVPGLILGFSSLWVKVLFFGALLSAIISSASGGILAPASILSENMLRPLLKINKDKQLLLLSRLSVLLVALVSLAMALMRSNIYELVSESSALSLVSLFVPLVAGMYWKRTTSAAAIFSIFAGMGAWLLALYLDTAINPMLYGLAGSMAGLLLGMLFPSSSVALQQPTRKEQPYKQA from the coding sequence ATGCTGGCACTTTTCATCCTGCTTTACTTGCTTGTTAATGTTGGTATTGGCTACTGGGCCTCCAGAAGAGTTCATAACACACAGGACTTTTTGCTGGCCGGCCGGAAGCTGCCATTTTATATATCTACTGCTGTTGTCTTTGCTACCTGGTTTGGCTCCGAAACGTTGTTAGGAGCTTCTTCGGAGTTTGCTCAGCATGGGCTGCTGGGTGTGATAGAAGATCCTTTCGGAGCTGCCTTATGCCTGGTGCTGGTGGGTTTGTTCTTCGCCAAACGCCTTTACCGCATGAACCTGCTTACCATAGGCGACTATTACCGCATACGCTTTAACCGGAGCACAGAGCTTATCTCGTCGTTCTTCATGGTTATCTCTTACTTTGGCTGGATAGCCGCGCAAATGGTAGCGCTCGGTATTGTACTTAACCAGGTATTCGGACTTTCGACAATGGCAGGTATTATATGTGGCTCCCTGATAGTAGTTGGCTACACGTTTATGGGTGGCATGTGGTCAGTATCTATTACCGATTTTGTGCAGATGCTCATGATCATAGGTGGCCTTCTCCTGATTACAGGTACATTGCTTATTCAAACGCCGCTTGAGCAGCTTACGCAGCAACTGCCAGCCAATTTCTTTGACTTTACGCCCCGCGCTGCCGGTCCTGTGACATGGCTGAACTATTTTGCCATGTGGATTACCATTGGCTTAGGCTCTATCCCTCAGCAGGATGTGTTTCAGCGGGTAATGTCGGCCCGCACGGAGCGTGTGGCTGTTGCATCCTCTATAGGAGCCGGTTTTCTATACCTGACCGTAGCCTTCCTGCCGCTGCTGCTGGCCCTTTATGCCAAAACGCTACACCCGGAACTGCTGGAGCAGGACGCCCAGCTACTGGTGCCAGGCCTGATACTTGGCTTTTCTTCTTTATGGGTGAAAGTGCTTTTTTTCGGGGCCTTGCTTTCAGCCATTATCAGCTCGGCCAGCGGTGGTATTTTAGCCCCTGCCTCCATTCTAAGCGAGAACATGTTGCGCCCATTACTGAAAATCAACAAGGACAAGCAATTGCTTCTTCTCTCGCGCCTGAGTGTGCTTTTAGTAGCTTTGGTTTCGCTGGCAATGGCATTAATGCGCAGCAATATTTATGAGTTGGTAAGTGAATCGTCTGCCCTGAGCCTGGTAAGCCTGTTTGTGCCGCTGGTGGCAGGCATGTACTGGAAAAGAACCACTTCTGCCGCTGCCATCTTTTCTATTTTTGCAGGTATGGGTGCCTGGCTCCTGGCCCTGTACCTGGATACCGCCATTAATCCTATGCTTTACGGACTGGCAGGCAGCAT
- a CDS encoding porin family protein yields the protein MGRKCFVFLLVFQLFTVLPVAAQSSFLRKVGRSNIPEQGLVLYAGVGATGVKSDICGSLPCNNIGPYVSLGALYKMTSTWGINVEANYLRLGAKEKVPELNVAFQSEVIEVSGSVIINLLDSYSGSGNYRSSRKRFVVPYVKVGGGFIYYTATSYPSESSSLNESGMTYDPERKYPAIAGVVPFGGGLRFRFSDYISVAPELMYHYTTSDYLDNIGPRIMAGGKSDHFAIAAIRVMYTPSKINDIFSKKR from the coding sequence ATGGGCAGGAAATGCTTTGTTTTCCTTCTGGTTTTCCAATTATTTACTGTATTACCTGTTGCTGCGCAGTCGAGTTTCCTGCGGAAAGTTGGCCGAAGCAATATACCTGAGCAAGGGCTGGTGCTATATGCCGGAGTAGGGGCGACAGGGGTAAAAAGTGATATATGCGGCAGCTTGCCATGCAACAATATTGGGCCTTATGTGAGCCTGGGAGCTTTGTATAAAATGACGAGCACCTGGGGAATAAATGTAGAGGCAAATTACCTGCGCCTGGGCGCGAAGGAGAAAGTGCCTGAACTGAATGTTGCTTTTCAGAGCGAAGTAATTGAAGTGTCTGGTTCTGTTATTATTAATTTGCTGGATAGCTATAGCGGCTCCGGCAATTACAGATCTTCCAGAAAGCGCTTTGTTGTACCTTATGTAAAAGTAGGTGGAGGCTTTATATACTATACAGCCACTTCATACCCGAGTGAAAGTAGTAGCCTGAACGAATCCGGAATGACCTATGATCCTGAGCGGAAGTATCCTGCCATTGCGGGTGTAGTACCCTTTGGAGGCGGGCTTCGGTTCAGATTTTCTGATTATATAAGTGTGGCGCCTGAGTTGATGTACCACTATACCACATCTGATTACCTGGACAATATAGGACCTCGCATTATGGCTGGAGGGAAATCAGATCATTTTGCTATTGCTGCGATCAGGGTAATGTATACGCCCA
- a CDS encoding Gfo/Idh/MocA family protein, which produces MPQSEPSKENQRRTFLLKAGYGAVAAGIASLVPSITGSEARAQNQSSGMIAPEKKVGWAIVGLGKFATQQLMPSFSQCKKSKLVALVSGDAEKAKKYATEYGIAEKNTYNYQNYDNLRNNPEVDVIYIVLPNSMHAEYTVRGAQAGKHIMCEKPMATSVEDCEKMIDACKKANKKLMIAYRAQYEPYNLKAIEMAREGKLGKLRLITSEHGRHLKPEEPSDKWRAQKKMAGGGSLMDIGIYSLQAARYITGEEPEEVMAMIYSDPKDPRFKEVEDRVNFMLRFPSGVQANLSSGYSYHETKRFSVFGTDARLDLDPATDYYEHNMHVATKDAEEQRKIKEDNQFSLEIDHMSECILENKQPKTPGEEGLRDIRLMMAIYESARKGAPVKV; this is translated from the coding sequence ATGCCACAGTCAGAACCAAGCAAAGAAAACCAGCGACGAACCTTTCTGCTGAAGGCAGGATATGGCGCTGTAGCAGCAGGCATAGCCAGCCTTGTTCCATCTATAACAGGCTCTGAAGCCAGGGCACAAAATCAATCATCAGGTATGATAGCACCAGAGAAAAAAGTAGGGTGGGCCATTGTTGGCCTCGGCAAATTTGCGACGCAGCAACTAATGCCTTCTTTTTCACAATGTAAAAAGTCTAAATTGGTAGCCTTGGTGAGTGGCGATGCCGAAAAAGCAAAGAAATACGCTACAGAATATGGCATAGCTGAAAAGAACACCTATAACTACCAGAATTATGACAATCTTCGTAATAACCCTGAGGTAGATGTTATTTACATCGTACTGCCCAACAGCATGCACGCCGAATACACTGTGCGTGGGGCACAGGCGGGGAAGCACATTATGTGCGAAAAGCCAATGGCCACCTCTGTGGAAGACTGTGAGAAGATGATAGATGCCTGCAAAAAGGCGAACAAGAAGCTTATGATTGCCTATCGCGCCCAATACGAACCCTATAACCTGAAAGCTATAGAAATGGCCAGAGAGGGAAAACTGGGAAAACTACGCCTGATCACCTCCGAACATGGCCGCCACCTGAAGCCGGAGGAGCCTAGCGATAAGTGGCGTGCCCAGAAAAAAATGGCTGGCGGTGGTTCGCTGATGGATATTGGCATTTACAGCCTCCAGGCAGCCCGCTATATAACAGGCGAAGAACCTGAAGAGGTAATGGCAATGATCTACTCCGATCCGAAAGACCCCAGGTTTAAAGAAGTAGAAGACCGGGTGAATTTTATGCTCCGTTTCCCAAGTGGCGTACAGGCGAATTTATCCTCCGGCTACAGCTACCACGAAACCAAGCGCTTTTCTGTTTTTGGTACCGATGCCCGCCTCGACCTGGACCCGGCAACTGATTATTATGAACATAATATGCATGTTGCTACAAAAGATGCAGAAGAGCAGCGCAAGATAAAAGAGGACAACCAGTTCTCCCTGGAGATAGACCACATGTCTGAATGTATCCTGGAAAACAAACAGCCTAAAACACCCGGCGAAGAAGGCCTGCGCGACATCAGGCTGATGATGGCTATTTACGAATCGGCCAGAAAAGGTGCGCCGGTAAAAGTATGA
- a CDS encoding membrane-binding protein yields MKKLAFMVALVVAPLLASALPVATTADAYEAIRPAPRDIIDEIIEVVGLKPRFELRAANIENAAAVVYNGKRYILYNEQFLNSINNAVRTDWAGVSILAHEIGHHLNGHTLSRTGSNPADELEADEFSGFVLRKMGASLEDAQAAIKLLSEERTSSTHPGRSYRLAAISKGWSSADEQIVASAGQTGNALRPSQVASRAAKPEVSEPVAVQTQRTDSRQVLDSKYILRKVNFSAAPNEQFFLTTRMHLVHVTKDGLKVIGKLARTNSREVPFYFESDYLNALFITDKGVLINKNGQRVGYLS; encoded by the coding sequence ATGAAGAAACTGGCATTTATGGTGGCGCTTGTAGTTGCTCCTCTTTTAGCATCTGCGTTACCTGTAGCAACAACGGCCGACGCATACGAGGCTATAAGACCCGCACCACGAGATATCATAGATGAAATTATTGAAGTAGTTGGCCTAAAACCAAGGTTCGAGCTAAGGGCAGCAAACATAGAGAATGCAGCTGCGGTAGTATATAACGGCAAACGTTATATACTCTACAACGAGCAGTTCCTGAATTCGATAAACAATGCCGTCAGAACCGACTGGGCAGGTGTAAGTATACTGGCGCATGAAATTGGGCATCATTTAAATGGCCATACTTTATCACGTACGGGCAGTAATCCGGCCGACGAACTCGAGGCTGATGAGTTCTCTGGTTTTGTGCTGCGAAAAATGGGGGCGAGCTTAGAAGATGCACAGGCAGCCATTAAACTCTTGTCAGAAGAAAGAACCTCCAGTACACACCCGGGCCGCAGCTACCGTTTAGCGGCTATCAGCAAAGGCTGGAGCAGTGCCGATGAGCAGATTGTAGCCAGTGCCGGCCAGACAGGTAATGCCCTTCGCCCTTCACAGGTAGCTTCCAGGGCTGCAAAGCCGGAGGTGTCGGAGCCGGTAGCAGTGCAGACACAGCGCACCGATAGCCGCCAGGTATTGGACAGCAAGTATATTTTGCGAAAAGTTAACTTTTCGGCAGCGCCAAACGAGCAGTTCTTCCTGACAACACGCATGCACCTGGTACATGTAACCAAAGACGGGCTGAAAGTAATTGGCAAGCTGGCGCGCACCAATAGCCGGGAGGTGCCTTTTTATTTTGAGAGTGATTACCTGAACGCTCTTTTCATAACAGATAAAGGAGTGCTTATTAATAAAAACGGGCAGCGGGTTGGCTATTTAAGCTAA
- a CDS encoding M28 family peptidase: MSKKLFVLLFLAIPFAGLAQKAVLKPQQLLQDVKVLAADSMAGRRSGTEGNRMAQAYIVSRFKEIGLKEFKGTYEQPFKIDSKRVVVDKATNLIGYIPGKSDNVIVISAHYDHIGTNKGEVFNGADDNASGVGALLAAATYFRQHKPRHTLIFAAFDGEELGLQGANAFLESAPVPLQHILLNVNMDMLSINSKGELYASGTHHYPFLKPLLDKVAPRAKAKLVLGHDKPEQGHDDWTNQSDHYQFHKRQIPYVYFGVEDHPHYHKATDEFSNVNAAFYPDAAALVIDFIKLADAELDKRKQ; this comes from the coding sequence ATGAGCAAAAAGCTGTTTGTTTTATTATTTCTGGCTATACCCTTTGCAGGACTCGCACAAAAGGCGGTACTGAAGCCACAGCAATTATTACAGGATGTGAAGGTGCTTGCTGCCGACTCGATGGCGGGCAGGCGTAGTGGCACTGAGGGTAACCGTATGGCGCAGGCTTACATTGTTTCCAGATTTAAAGAGATTGGCCTGAAGGAGTTTAAGGGCACTTATGAGCAGCCTTTTAAAATTGATTCAAAGCGGGTGGTAGTAGATAAGGCCACTAACCTGATCGGCTATATTCCCGGCAAATCAGATAATGTAATTGTGATCTCGGCACATTACGACCATATTGGCACTAACAAGGGAGAGGTATTTAACGGGGCCGACGATAATGCCTCTGGTGTGGGGGCTTTACTGGCTGCGGCAACTTATTTTAGGCAGCACAAGCCCCGGCACACACTCATTTTTGCAGCTTTCGATGGAGAAGAACTTGGCCTGCAGGGCGCAAATGCTTTTCTTGAAAGTGCTCCGGTGCCGCTTCAGCATATACTGCTGAATGTAAACATGGACATGCTCAGCATTAACAGCAAGGGCGAGCTTTATGCCAGTGGCACGCATCATTACCCTTTCCTGAAACCTCTCCTGGATAAAGTTGCACCGAGAGCCAAGGCAAAGCTGGTGCTGGGACACGATAAGCCTGAGCAGGGGCACGACGACTGGACCAACCAGTCAGACCACTACCAGTTTCATAAGCGCCAGATTCCGTATGTTTATTTCGGTGTGGAAGATCATCCGCATTACCATAAGGCAACCGATGAATTCAGCAATGTAAATGCAGCTTTTTATCCGGATGCTGCTGCCCTGGTTATCGATTTTATTAAGCTGGCAGATGCCGAACTGGATAAACGGAAGCAGTAG